In Mytilus trossulus isolate FHL-02 chromosome 6, PNRI_Mtr1.1.1.hap1, whole genome shotgun sequence, a single window of DNA contains:
- the LOC134722415 gene encoding uncharacterized protein LOC134722415 → MVDKRSSQVQSKDPMHQNTFRHENGKHENSSHSTKSSQSVNVSIVNDKEGKSEEDTKVLHTSHKTHSIVLLKTAVAPVWSDSTGIDANIFFDEGAQRSFLTKALALKLKLEIYRTETIQLACFGDTGNSIRHLGKCTLLVETQTRQKIPIEVLVVPKIAVPLQNHVRKLDLKNNYIYLQGLNLAHPITDESMFEITVLIGADYYWQFIEDKIIRGDGPTAVKSKLGYLLSGPLKESATHSLSVLNMLISHKTEEFDIASFWNLESMGINSKELDQENEDYLKTYQNTCIEFQGGQYIAKLPWKREHDQLPTNFSIAKRRTESVIRRLDREPGMLKTYDDIIKNQELKGFIEKIEDEECDDKTVHYIPHHPVRKDSLTTPIRIVYDCSCRQSDQYPSLNDCLMNTPPVLNDLTKLLLRFRLNAIAISTDIEKAFLHVGLHEHDRDATRFLWMSDAENINSKLVTYRFKSVLFGATCSPFILSATRLKHVQTQEKNSDTAKMIEQDIYVDNIISSVSNENKAVQYYKEARELMTKWILSPIVDIKQSAFTDNSMR, encoded by the coding sequence AAATGTTAGCATTGTTAATGATAAAGAGGGAAAATCTGAAGAAGACACAAAAGTTCTACATACATCTCATAAAACACATTCAATCGTATTATTGAAGACAGCAGTTGCTCCCGTTTGGTCCGACAGTACAGGTATAGAcgcaaacatattttttgatgAAGGTGCACAACGTTCGTTCTTAACAAAAGCTcttgctttaaaattaaaacttgaaatCTACAGAACAGAAACAATACAGTTGGCCTGTTTCGGAGACACAGGTAATAGCATTCGACACTTAGGTAAGTGTACTTTATTGGTAGAAACACAGACGAGACAGAAAATACCTATCGAGGTTCTTGTTGTACCGAAAATAGCCGTTCCGTTACAGAATCATGTCCGAAAACTAGACTTGAAAAACaactacatttatttacaagGCTTGAATTTAGCGCATCCAATTACCGACGAAAGTATGTTTGAAATTACAGTATTGATTGGAGCAGATTATTATTGGCAGTTTATTGAAGACAAAATCATCCGCGGAGATGGCCCTACTGCTGTTAAATCGAAGCTAGGTTATCTTTTATCCGGTCCGTTAAAGGAGTCGGCTACACACTCACTGTCAGTATTAAACATGCTTATTTCGCATAAGACCGAGGAGTTCGACATCGCATCATTCTGGAACTTAGAATCAATGGGAATAAACTCTAAAGAATTAGACCAAGAGAATGAAGATTACTTAAAAACGTATCAGAACACTTGCATTGAATTTCAAGGCGGACAATATATCGCAAAATTACCATGGAAACGAGAACATGATCAACTTCCGACAAATTTTAGTATTGCAAAACGAAGAACTGAATCTGTAATCAGAAGGCTAGACAGGGAACCAGGTATGTTGAAAACGTATGACGATATTATAAAGAACCAAGAGCTTAAAGGTTTCATTGAAAAAATCGAGGATGAAGAATGTGACGACAAGACAGTGCATTATATACCGCACCACCCAGTTAGGAAAGATTCGTTGACCACACCAATTCGCATTGTTTACGATTGTAGTTGTAGACAATCTGATCAGTACCCGAGCTTGAACGACTGTCTAATGAATACACCACCCGTtcttaatgacttgacaaaactATTATTGCGTTTCCGATTAAACGCCATCGCAATTTCAACGGATATCGAAAAGGCATTCTTACACGTAGGTTTACACGAACATGACAGAGATGCGACAAGATTTTTGTGGATGTCTGATGCAGAAAACATAAACAGTAAATTGGTGACATATCGTTTTAAGTCTGTTCTTTTTGGCGCTACATGCTCCCCTTTTATTCTGAGCGCAACACGACTCAAACATGTGCAGACTCAAGAAAAGAATAGTGACACAGCTAAAATGATTGAACAAGACATTTATGTTGATAATATTATATCGAGCGTAAGTAACGAGAACAAAGCCGTACAGTATTACAAAGAAGCTAGGGAATTAATGACAAAATGGATTTTATCTCCGATCGTGGACATCAAACAGTCAGCTTTTACGGACAATAGCATGCGCTGA
- the LOC134722416 gene encoding uncharacterized protein LOC134722416, protein MQALNPLPSDTTLVSMDVTSLYTNIPHADGIDACKEVWNSRPVKYPPTECLVKMLTLVLKKNNFTFDGDHYLQVNGTAMGTKMAPSYANIFMGKLEKQLLETSIEKPLSWFRFIDDVDMKWNKSDEDLDTFITHANNIHPSIKFTHEKSKSKIAFLDTSSSLTEGIISIDLYSKPTDTHQYLSPKSCHPAHLTKSIPYSQALRVKRICSNTETTKRQLRKLETRLKKRGYKHRNIKKSFQKAESIPRSELLEYKVKKKSKRTPCVLTYHPSLKNSFGVIREHWKSVEKNSKLSKIFPEPPMIAFRQPSSLRNLLVRAEVSDNRSTPGECRSCGEKRCKCCLQMQHSSTFHSKATENNYKIFCNVTCKSMNVIYILECSVCGLQYVGESKQPFHKRLNGHRSDISKKPLLPASQHFRQSDHKLDDFNRMKILVIEQNIHWSDAQRQVRESFWIKELNVHHPNGINKKY, encoded by the coding sequence ATGCAGGCCTTAAACCCACTCCCCTCCGACACGACTCTTGTTTCCATGGATGTTACCTCCCTCTACACTAATATTCCACATGCAGATGGCATCGATGCATGCAAAGAAGTTTGGAATTCCAGACCAGTGAAATATCCACCTACTGAATGCCTGGTCAAAATGCTCACGCTGGTACTTAAGAAAAACAACTTCACTTTTGATGGAGATCATTATTTGCAAGTAAATGGAACTGCCATGGGCACCAAAATGGCTCCGTCATATGCCAACATATTTATGGGCAAATTAGAGAAACAACTCCTTGAAACTTCCATCGAAAAACCGCTTTCCTGGTTTAGATTTATAGATGATGTGGATATGAAATGGAATAAAAGCGACGAGGATTTAGACACTTTTATCACTCATGCCAACAACATACATCCAAGTATCAAATTTACTCATGAGAAGTCTAAATCCAAAATCGCCTTCCTCGATACTTCAAGTTCGCTCACAGAGGGCATCATatctatagatttatattcTAAGCCTACTGACACTCATCAATATTTGTCCCCTAAAAGTTGCCATCCTGCTCATCTTACCAAGAGCATTCCATACAGTCAGGCACTTAGAGTCAAGCGAATATGCTCCAACACAGAAACAACTAAAAGACAACTGCGTAAACTTGAAACTCGCTTGAAGAAAAGGGGCTACAAACacagaaatatcaaaaaaagCTTTCAGAAAGCGGAGTCAATTCCGAGGAGTGAACTATTGgaatacaaagttaaaaagaaaagcaaaaggACTCCATGTGTTCTAACTTATCACCCATCTCTCAAAAACAGCTTTGGTGTCATTCGTGAGCATtggaaatcagttgaaaagaatTCCAAACTGTCCAAGATTTTCCCTGAGCCTCCAATGATAGCTTTTAGGCAACCTAGTAGTCTACGGAACCTACTAGTGCGGGCTGAAGTGTCTGATAATAGAAGTACTCCTGGAGAATGTCGTTCGTGTGGAGAAAAACGCTGCAAATGCTGTTTACAGATGCAGCATTCGTCAACATTTCACAGTAAGGCAACCGAAAATAACTATaagatattttgcaatgttacctgcaaaagtatgaatgttATTTACATACTAGAATGTTCGGTTTGTGGCCTCCAATATGTTGGTGAATCAAAACAGCCTTTCCACAAACGCCTCAATGGCCATAGGAGTGATATATCTAAGAAGCCACTTCTTCCAGCCTCTCAGCACTTCAGACAGTCAGATCACAAACTTGATGACTTTAACCGCATGAAAATTCTAGTGATTGAACAGAACATTCACTGGAGTGATGCACAGCGACAGGTTCGGGAAAGCTTTTGGATAAAGGAACTTAATGTACATCACCCAAACGGCATCAATAAGAAATactaa